A segment of the Marinitoga hydrogenitolerans DSM 16785 genome:
GGCCAAAATTCTACCAAATCTTGTATGAATTATTTTTGCAGTAAATCTTTGAAATTCATATGCAAAACCAGCCACTACTGGCAATAATATAATTCTTGTTAAAACTTTTTCCCATATCGTTGTAAATCCTAATGCTCCAGTAATAGAAAAAACAACTATAGAAGCAAATACTGTTATTATTAAAAAACTCGTACCGCATCTTGGATGTAGCGTTGTATATTGTTTTGCATTTTGAACATTTAATTCTTTACCATCTTCATAATTATATACAGTTTTATGCTCAGCACCATGATATTCAAATACACGTTTTATATCTTTAAATAAAGAAATTACCCATATATATAATATAACAAAGAAAGCTCTAACTATACCTTCTATAAGTGAAAACCAAAATTCATTTTGAATATTAAATAATTTGGTTACAAGCATTGGTCCTACACCAAATCCACCAATCGCAAACAAAAAAGCCAATAAGATTGAAATTATCATATCTTTTTTGGTTATTTCTTCCTCACCAGAGACATTTGCAGAATACGATAATGCTTCCATACCTATAATCATAGCTTTTAACAAAACAAAAAAACCTCTTATAAAAGGAATTTTTTCAAGCCACCCAAAAGAATTTTCTTTCAATCTTTTTACCTGAATCTTCCCATCTGTTCTTCTTACTGCAACAACAGTATTTATACCTTTCATCATTACACCTTCTATAACAGCCTGACCACCTACATATTTAGGCATTTTCTTTTTCTCCATCTTTTATCCTCCTTAAAATCTCCTCTACTACTTCACCTTCAGTTATCACAAAATAAAAAGTTAAAGCTTCTTTATCTACTGTTTTTTCTTTTTTTAAAATCATCGAAGCTTTTCTTCTCAACTTTAACCTCTCACTTTTATTCAATTTTGCTATATCTTTAACTATAGAAAAAATCCGCGCGTCTTTTATACACGCGGTAACTATTTCATTAATAACTTTATTATCTATCACTTACAGGCTTCTCCTCTATTAAGCTTCCGCTTTTTCCTCAGAAATTTCAGCAAATACTCTAAATTTTATACCTGTTCTTTTTTCTTCACCAACTATTACTTCTACAAATCCTGGAACCACAAAAAGTTTTTTTCCACGAGTTTCAACAAATCTTCTCGCAATAGCAATAGCTTTAACTGCTTGATTTACAGCTCCCGCCCCAATTGCTTGAATTTCAACTTCATCTGTTTTACTTAAAACACCTGCTATAGCACCAGCTACTTTGTTTGGTGATGAAGAATGTCCAACTTTTAAAACTTCCATGGATAGTTCAGCCCCCTTTATTTCGTTTTCTAAAGATATTTTACCATAAAACTTTTATTTTTTCAAATGCTTATATATTTTTTTTATTTGTATTTAAAAAAATACCCCGCATTAACGCAGGGTATTTATTAAAACTCTATTATTCTTCTCCAAACTGCTGTTATGGAATTTAAAATTTCCCTTGGACTGATTAAATTGCCATCTACTTTATTAACTAATTCAAGGTGTTTACCAAATTTATTAACCCTAGAAATTTCCAAAGCCATTTGTCCAAGGTTCATTTCAGCAATTATTACAGCTTGAGATTTTCTCAATATATTTTTCATTTTTGAAACTGGAAAAGGCCATATTGAAATTGGTTTAAATAATCCAACAGGGATTCTATCTTCTCTCGCCATCTTTACAGCTTTCATGGCACTTCTTGCTACAGTCCCATACGCAACAACAATTATTTCTGCATCATCTGTCATATATTCATCATATATAGCAATTTCTTCAGCATATAATCTAATTTTAGAATCAAGATGTTTTATTACCTTATCCGCTACATGTGTTGAACCAACTGGAAATCCTGTTTCATCATGAACAAGACCGGAAACATGGAATCTTGCTTTACCCATTTCTATTAATGGGTTAACAGGATAACTTTCCTCTTGAAATCCAAATGGATGAAATAAGTCTTCTTCTTTTATCTCTGATTCTGTCATTTTTTGAATAATTTCAGGATTTTCGTCTTCATCGCTCAAATAAAAACTTTCTCTCATATGTCCTAATGTTTCATCCATAACCAAAACAACAGGTGTTCTATATGTTTCTGCATAATTAAATGCTTTTATTGTATATTTATAAGCTTCTTCCACTGTTGATGGATATAATGCTATTATTTGTTGATCACCATGTCTTCCCCATCTAATTTGCATTAAATCACCTTGAGATGGTTTTGTAGGTAATCCTGTACTCGGACCACCTCTCATAACATCAACAAACACGCAAGGAGTTTCTGTCATCGTAGCGTATCCCAATGCTTCTTGCATTAAACTAAAACCTGGACCACTCGTTGCTGTCATAGATTTCACACCCGCTAAAGATGCACCTATTATTGCTGCAGCACTCGCTATCTCATCTTCCATTTGAATGAACTTCCCACCAACTTTTGGTAATTCTCTTGCCATTGTTTCGGCAACCTCAGTTGAAGGTGTTATAGGATATCCCGCAAAAAATCTACAACCCGCTTTAATAGCTGCTAATGCTACTGCTTCATTTCCCTGCATAAAAACTATTCTACCCATTAGTTTCAACCACCTTTTCAACTTCCTCAACATTAATCGCTATATCAGGACATAACCTTTCACACATCAAACAACCGATACATTTATTTATGTCTACCACAATTGGTTTCCCCAATTCAGCAGAACCCAAAGTTTTAGTTGGACAGACATTATAACATATACCACAATTTTTACAAAAAGAGTAATTAATTTCTACTTTATAACTTTTTTTAGCCATTTAAATTCCACCTCGTTATGAAAGTATCGACAAGAATACACCTGCTGCAACAGCAGAACCAATAACTCCGGCAACATTTGGTCCCATAGCATGCATTAAAATAAAATTACCTGCATCTTCTGATTGCGCTATCGTATGTGCAACCCTCGCTGAATCAGGTACAGCCGATACACCTGCAGCACCTATTAATGGATTTATTTTATCCTTCGTAAATACATTTATTAACTTCGCAAACAAAATCCCAGATACCATCGCAATAATAAAAGCTACTGCTCCTAATAAAAATATCTTTAAACTGGCTGGTTTTAAGAAAATATCTGCCCTTGCAGTACTTCCTACCGAAAGCATTAAAAGTATTGTTACAGAATCTAATATAAACCTAGATGCTGCTTCAGCTAACCTTTTTGTTACTCCAGATTCTTTTAATAAATTACCTAACATTAATAAACCTACCAAAGATAAAGCTTTTGGCACTAACAATGCAACAACTATTGTTGTAGCAATGGGGAATATTATCTTTTCTTTTTGAGTAACGTGTCTCATTTTTTTCATTCTTATTTTTCTTTCTTCTTTTGTAGTTAATAATTTTGAAACAGGAGGTTGTAATATTGGTATTAACGCTATATATGAATACGCAGCAATAGCTATAACAGCCAATAATTCGGGAGAAAATTTAGAAGCAAGATATATTGATGTTGGTCCGTCAGCACCACCAATAATTGCAATTGATGCTGCACTTTTTATATCAAAGCCCATTAAATTTGCAACAATAAATGTACCAAAAATTCCAACTTGTGCTGCTGCACCTAAAAAAATTAATCTTGGATCTGCTATTAAATATGAAAAATCCGTTAAAGCTCCTATACCAAGAAAAATTAAAGGTGGATAGATACCTAAAAACATACCTTTTTGTATATACCATAACAGACCTCCCACTTGATCCCCTGATGGAGGTGTCAATATCCCTGTAACTTCAGGCGGTATGTTTGCTAAAATAATGCCAAATCCAATTGGTATTAATAATAATGGTTCGGCGTGTTTCACTATTGCTATATAAATTAAAATAGAACCAATAACAATCATCAACAGATGTTGCCATGTAAAAAACGCAAACCCACTATTAGAAAAAAAAGCTATAAAATTAGAAAAATCCATTTTTTTGTCCTCCTTGCAAATTTATTCAAAGTAATTATAAAACTTTATTGGCAATAATTCAAGCAGTATTTCAACTAATTATATTAAGGTAAAGTAAAAAAAGTAAGGCTTTAACGCCTTACTTTATATCTAATCGCATTTAGTTCGATATTTTCAAATTTAAAGAAAAAATAACAATCCAAATTCTTCAACCTTATAATCTAATCCTTTTGGAATAACTATTGTTTTAAAATCTTTGAAAGACACGAAAATACCAAAACCTTTTATTATTTCATTTTTAACCTTTTTAATATTAAAATATTGTGTTTTAAATTCTTCAGGTGAATTTGCTATAACAAATGGACTATCTTTTAAAAATTTTTTACCCTTTTCTATATGAACTTCTCTAGGTCTTCCCCAATCATACAATCTATATGTTAAATCAGATGTTTGTTGTATTTCTAGCAACATAGAATTTGGACCTAATGTATGAACAACCCCTGCTGGTATAAATAATAAATCATTCTTATTTAAAATAGTTGGTTTAAAAATCTCTTCCCATTTTTGTTCTTCTATTGCTTTAATATTCTTTTTAATATCATTAGAAATAAATATTTCATTTTTCTCATTTAAAAAATACCATGCTTCTGTTTTTCCCCATGGCTCATTCTCAATTTCATTAGCAAACTTATCGTCTGGATGAACCTGAATCGATAACCATTGGGTTGTTGATATTAACTTTAGCAATAATGGAATACGAGGGAAATCTTTCCCCAATAATTCTTTTATCATTTTAGATGGCCTACCATAACTTTTTCCACTCTTTAAGCCTATTAATTCAGTTTCATATTTTTCAACACCAGAAAATAACCACACTTCACCTATTTTATCCATGCCATTCTTTTTAAACAATTCATTTAATTTTTTATCTCCCCAAACCTTCTCAACAAAAATAGGAGAACTTATCAATACTTCATTCATAATTTCCACCTCAAATTCCACGATAATGTTTTTTCATTTCAGCATTTTCTGGTAATTCCATAATTTCTTTTAACACTGATTTCACTTGATCATATGAAGTAGTTCTTCTATCTCTGATTAAAAACTCTTCAAGTATTTTTATATCTCCACTTAAAAATGCTTCTAATGCCATTTCCATTCGTATCATCCTAGGGTAAAGATAATATTTAATTATTCTACGATTTAATTTGGGATAAATTTCTTCGTGATGAATACCATTTTTATCAACTAATACTGGCACTTCAACAGCAACATCTCCGGGTATTTCATTTATAATATCAGAATTCATTATATTCAAAACTAATTTTACTTTCTTATCATTAACTATAGCATTAATAAATGGAATATGCTGTTCTCCGCTAAATTTATCTGGATCTAATATTTTTCTTATTTCTTCTTCAAAATGCCCTTCTAAAGCGTTTCCTGATAAAGATAATTCAAAAAGTTCTGAAAGCTTTTTATCTTGATTCTCATACACTAATTTTGCAAAATCTTTAATTATTTTAGTAACTTCAGTTAACATATTTTGATACCATTTCCATCCTATTTCAGAATCTGCTCCTCCCCATGGTTCACCATACCATTTTTTCTTTTCCTCTAAATTATAATGATATTTCCATGAACTATTTCTAACTGTATCTCCAATAGGAAACATACCATAAAATTTATACATATCTATTGCCGCATGACTCAATTGATCATTAAACGGGTCTCGAGGGTTAAATTCTTTATTTTGTTCTATCCATTTATCCAACAATGGATATGCATCTTCGCCTTTATATTCAAATTTATTCAACCAAATTGCATGATTAAATCCTGCAACCTGC
Coding sequences within it:
- a CDS encoding DUF1385 domain-containing protein, encoding MEKKKMPKYVGGQAVIEGVMMKGINTVVAVRRTDGKIQVKRLKENSFGWLEKIPFIRGFFVLLKAMIIGMEALSYSANVSGEEEITKKDMIISILLAFLFAIGGFGVGPMLVTKLFNIQNEFWFSLIEGIVRAFFVILYIWVISLFKDIKRVFEYHGAEHKTVYNYEDGKELNVQNAKQYTTLHPRCGTSFLIITVFASIVVFSITGALGFTTIWEKVLTRIILLPVVAGFAYEFQRFTAKIIHTRFGRILAWPGLALQNITTSEPDEKQLEVAIVSLKYALKEEFDGEEIVEV
- a CDS encoding 2-oxoacid:acceptor oxidoreductase subunit alpha, producing MGRIVFMQGNEAVALAAIKAGCRFFAGYPITPSTEVAETMARELPKVGGKFIQMEDEIASAAAIIGASLAGVKSMTATSGPGFSLMQEALGYATMTETPCVFVDVMRGGPSTGLPTKPSQGDLMQIRWGRHGDQQIIALYPSTVEEAYKYTIKAFNYAETYRTPVVLVMDETLGHMRESFYLSDEDENPEIIQKMTESEIKEEDLFHPFGFQEESYPVNPLIEMGKARFHVSGLVHDETGFPVGSTHVADKVIKHLDSKIRLYAEEIAIYDEYMTDDAEIIVVAYGTVARSAMKAVKMAREDRIPVGLFKPISIWPFPVSKMKNILRKSQAVIIAEMNLGQMALEISRVNKFGKHLELVNKVDGNLISPREILNSITAVWRRIIEF
- a CDS encoding stage V sporulation protein S; amino-acid sequence: MEVLKVGHSSSPNKVAGAIAGVLSKTDEVEIQAIGAGAVNQAVKAIAIARRFVETRGKKLFVVPGFVEVIVGEEKRTGIKFRVFAEISEEKAEA
- a CDS encoding 4Fe-4S dicluster domain-containing protein, which produces MAKKSYKVEINYSFCKNCGICYNVCPTKTLGSAELGKPIVVDINKCIGCLMCERLCPDIAINVEEVEKVVETNG
- a CDS encoding type I phosphomannose isomerase catalytic subunit: MNEVLISSPIFVEKVWGDKKLNELFKKNGMDKIGEVWLFSGVEKYETELIGLKSGKSYGRPSKMIKELLGKDFPRIPLLLKLISTTQWLSIQVHPDDKFANEIENEPWGKTEAWYFLNEKNEIFISNDIKKNIKAIEEQKWEEIFKPTILNKNDLLFIPAGVVHTLGPNSMLLEIQQTSDLTYRLYDWGRPREVHIEKGKKFLKDSPFVIANSPEEFKTQYFNIKKVKNEIIKGFGIFVSFKDFKTIVIPKGLDYKVEEFGLLFFL
- the aglA gene encoding alpha-glucosidase AglA, whose amino-acid sequence is MGVKIGIIGAGSAVFSMRLVADICKTPELSGSVISLMDIDEERLNAVHLLASKIVEEYGSDIRFEKTTSLENTIKDSDFVINTAMVGGHDYLEKARKIGEKYGYYRGIDTQEFNMVSDYYTISNYNQLNFAFNVAKLIEKLSPNAWLIQGANPVFEITTLISREVPIKMIGVCHGHYGVNEIIEKLGLDYKLTDWQVAGFNHAIWLNKFEYKGEDAYPLLDKWIEQNKEFNPRDPFNDQLSHAAIDMYKFYGMFPIGDTVRNSSWKYHYNLEEKKKWYGEPWGGADSEIGWKWYQNMLTEVTKIIKDFAKLVYENQDKKLSELFELSLSGNALEGHFEEEIRKILDPDKFSGEQHIPFINAIVNDKKVKLVLNIMNSDIINEIPGDVAVEVPVLVDKNGIHHEEIYPKLNRRIIKYYLYPRMIRMEMALEAFLSGDIKILEEFLIRDRRTTSYDQVKSVLKEIMELPENAEMKKHYRGI
- a CDS encoding sodium ion-translocating decarboxylase subunit beta produces the protein MDFSNFIAFFSNSGFAFFTWQHLLMIVIGSILIYIAIVKHAEPLLLIPIGFGIILANIPPEVTGILTPPSGDQVGGLLWYIQKGMFLGIYPPLIFLGIGALTDFSYLIADPRLIFLGAAAQVGIFGTFIVANLMGFDIKSAASIAIIGGADGPTSIYLASKFSPELLAVIAIAAYSYIALIPILQPPVSKLLTTKEERKIRMKKMRHVTQKEKIIFPIATTIVVALLVPKALSLVGLLMLGNLLKESGVTKRLAEAASRFILDSVTILLMLSVGSTARADIFLKPASLKIFLLGAVAFIIAMVSGILFAKLINVFTKDKINPLIGAAGVSAVPDSARVAHTIAQSEDAGNFILMHAMGPNVAGVIGSAVAAGVFLSILS